The Clostridium beijerinckii genomic sequence TCCATTTCAACTCCACTCTCAACAATACCAGATTACTAATTTTTAATATTCACTTAATTTCAATCAATATTTTATTACTCCCCAATTTTTCTTCTTATAAACTCTATTCCTTTTTGAAATACCATTGTCTTAATGTTTATCTTTGTTTCACCACTAGGTACTGTGTATTTTTGCTCTAATACTCTAAAATATCCTAAGTCTACAAACTGTTGATACGGAATATTGTTTTTATCCAAAACTTTCTTTTCTCTTAAGAGTGAGAATAAATTGTTTCTTCCCATTCCTCTTATAGCAAGGACCTTTGCAACATGTCCCACTTCAATGCTATCTTTAGATCCTGCAACATCATCATAAAATTGTCCTTTAGGCTCTAATATCTTCACCTTATTTTCGGCTTCCAGCCTTGCTTTTCTCTCTTCTTTTAACTTAGTCGCTGCAGCAATAAGTAAATCAGGATTATCTAATAATTCATCTGTAGCGTACATTCCTGTTTTTCGTATGCTAGGCAATACCTCATCAAAAATCCATGCTTCAAATTTCTCTGCTCCAGGCAATTCTGATTTGGCTGCTAACCTGTAAATATCCCCTTCAGGAATGACACTCATTTCTATATTTTGAATAACATCTGTTCCATCTCTCCTCTTTCCAGTAACTACCCCTATGTCGTGTTTCACGACACCCTTGCAATGCCTTAAAATTGCATCTCTTGGGTTTTTATATCCCAAAGCTTTTGCTATATCAATCCCAACTGCATAATCCTTATTATTAATTTTTAACCATCTTATTTCTCCAAATCTTTCATCTTTAAAAATTCGTAAACTCTCCATTTTTGTTTATCCCCCTTTTTATAGATTTAATCTTGACCTAACGCCTTTTTGCACTCACTACAGACAAGTGCATCTCTAAATTTTGAAATACCTTTATCATTTCCACAAAAGATGCAGCCTTTACTGTATTTCCTAACAACTACCTCATTATCAACCTTAATTATTTCCATAGAATCTCCATCATTAATTCCTAGTACATTTCTTATTTCTTTTGGTATTACAATCCTTCCAAGTGGATCTAGCTTTCTCACTATTCCTGATGCTTTCATTTTTACATTCTCCTCTACAAAATTATTTTCTTTTATATGATTAAATCATTTCTTGTATATCTCAAATTTTATATATTTATTAAGCCATCATAACCACAATATATTGTGATGATTTCTTGCCTTGAATTACTCTTGTCTGTTCTTCTAATATTCCTATTTTCTTTTCTAAAATCAGATTTTCAGGCACATGAGGGAAAATAATAAATCCAAAATGCCATGATTATTTTTCATCAGGCAAGGAAGTAGATTGGTCTCATAGCGGGCCTATTAGGGCAATCTACTGATGTAGCATGATGGGAAATAGGCTTGGTAGATGGACTGATTATTTTTTTGAATGTGCCTTATAACCGAGCTTAATGTTCTCTCCGGTAAGCTTTATATTTTCATTGATAATTTCCTCAATAGCTTTTTTATCCATATCCTAAACACTCCTTAAATCTTCTTAACTTCTACTCAAAATTTTGAACTATTTAATCTCATAATTGTTATTTAAGAACTCAACTTATTAGATGAACATATTTACAAAGTTGAAAAAACTTTAAGTTCATCTCTTCACTAGAAATCATAAATATATTTGTAACCACAAGGGTCATAATATGTAGAAAACATTTGAAAATGAGCTGTTAAAGGTTCTTAGCTGTAGGTTGTTCTATTTTAGCTTGTCAAACTGAAAGTTGGAGCATGCTAAAGTGGATACAACCTGCTGCTTAGAACCTTCAGCGATATTTTCATAGCTTTTCGGAATCAAAATATTTATGATTTCGGTAAGTTTCCACTTAAATTTAGTTTTAAAGTGGGATATCTATATCTTGTGCTGAACTTATTTTAATCTATAGTTATTGTGTATGTCTTTCTCAATTTCCACCACATAGTCCTTACTCATCTCATAAATTCTTGAGCCAACAGCTTCATCAAAATTCAGTAATCTTTCAATACTAAATTCACTGCTAACTATGATTGGCAGAAAGTTTAAATATCTATAATTAATAATTTCAAAGACTATGTTTATATCACTTTCATTGATTTTACCCTTAAAGAGATCATCAATAAGTAAAACCTCACACAGCTTATACTTTGAGATGGCCTTAACGTAATATTCTTGGTCAAGGATGTTTTGTTTAATCTTAGTAATTCCATCTCTATAAGGCATGTACACAACTTTAATCTTCTGCTTTAACAAATTTAATCCAATGGCAACACTGAGATGAGTTTTGCCACTTCCTACCTGACCACAAAGTAGAATGCTATTTCTTCTGCTATTTCTAACTTCATCAAAATCAGTGCAATAAGCTGCTGATGTATCCTTTGCTCTTTGAGAAGCTCTATTCCACACCTTAAAATTAGCAAAAGTATGCTTTGTCATTTCAACATTAATTCCTGAATGCTTCCATTCATTTTTTACCTTCTCAATTTCTCTACACTCACAGCTAACTGCAAGGGGCTGCCTATTTTCTTGTGGAATAAGTACCCACCCAGTATCACAGCATTTCTCACACTTATATGAGGCTT encodes the following:
- a CDS encoding phage antirepressor KilAC domain-containing protein, with protein sequence MESLRIFKDERFGEIRWLKINNKDYAVGIDIAKALGYKNPRDAILRHCKGVVKHDIGVVTGKRRDGTDVIQNIEMSVIPEGDIYRLAAKSELPGAEKFEAWIFDEVLPSIRKTGMYATDELLDNPDLLIAAATKLKEERKARLEAENKVKILEPKGQFYDDVAGSKDSIEVGHVAKVLAIRGMGRNNLFSLLREKKVLDKNNIPYQQFVDLGYFRVLEQKYTVPSGETKINIKTMVFQKGIEFIRRKIGE
- a CDS encoding AbrB/MazE/SpoVT family DNA-binding domain-containing protein; this translates as MKASGIVRKLDPLGRIVIPKEIRNVLGINDGDSMEIIKVDNEVVVRKYSKGCIFCGNDKGISKFRDALVCSECKKALGQD
- a CDS encoding ATP-binding protein, which produces MSSEKELKKASYKCEKCCDTGWVLIPQENRQPLAVSCECREIEKVKNEWKHSGINVEMTKHTFANFKVWNRASQRAKDTSAAYCTDFDEVRNSRRNSILLCGQVGSGKTHLSVAIGLNLLKQKIKVVYMPYRDGITKIKQNILDQEYYVKAISKYKLCEVLLIDDLFKGKINESDINIVFEIINYRYLNFLPIIVSSEFSIERLLNFDEAVGSRIYEMSKDYVVEIEKDIHNNYRLK